A genomic region of Pseudochaenichthys georgianus chromosome 12, fPseGeo1.2, whole genome shotgun sequence contains the following coding sequences:
- the LOC117456484 gene encoding ADP-ribosylation factor-like protein 3, translated as MGLLSILRRLKQTPDQEVRLLLLGLDNAGKTTLLKQLAAEDISHITPTQGFNIKSVQSSGFKLNVWDIGGQRKIRPYWKNYFENTDVLIYVIDSSDRKRFEETGLELADLLEEEMLAAVPLLVFANKQDLTTATPASELAECLSLHTIRDRMWQVQACSAVTAEGLQDGMNWVCRNIRFRKK; from the exons ATG GGCCTGTTGTCCATTCTTCGGAGGCTGAAGCAGACCCCAGATCAGGAGGTGCGCTTACTGCTGCTGGGCTTGGACAACGCTGGCAAGACCACTCTGCTGAAACAGCTGGCGGCGGAAGATATCAGCCACATCACCCCCACACAA GGTTTCAATATAAAGAGCGTTCAATCATCTGGCTTCAAGTTAAATGTGTGGGACATAGGAGGTCAGCGCAAGATCCGCCCCTACTGGAAGAATTATTTTGAGAACACAGATGTACTG ATCTATGTGATTGACAGCTCTGACAGGAAAAGGTTTGAAGAGACCGGTCTG GAGCTGGCTGACTTGCTAGAGGAGGAAATGCTCGCTGCTGTGCCACTGCTGGTCTTTGCCAACAAGCAGGATCTGACGACTGCCACCCCAGCGTCTGAGCTGGCAGAATGTCTCAGTCTGCACACGATCCGAGACCGCATGTGGCAGGTCCAGGCCTGCTCAGCAGTGACTGCCGAGGGACTGCAG GACGGCATGAACTGGGTTTGCAGAAATATAAGGTTTCGGAAGAAATAA
- the wbp1 gene encoding WW domain-binding protein 1 yields the protein MPQKALGSIVGLLCTGTCLVQGKEFCFGVNNEQYRCEMGYCCGETECCTYYYELWWFWLVWTLIIMLSCCCAYRHRRVKMRLQQEQRQREISLMAYQGASSSFISPPPLNLRFWNDCKLPDYEEVVGHPPTPPPPYSENPPETTPSLPPQLSQPVAAVPHPLPEAAPRDDSQASGSSPDLEAVSVSVQAQCVVEENVEASLVAEEDEELITRRRHVTGDSGIEVCVCQLDIDEGSGLEEESDEEHRMCKVTGQDCCSGPRQQAFRQKKRTPELPSQTASTSNGDHMV from the exons ATGCCGCAGAAAGCACTGGGATCCATTGTAGGTCTTCTTTGTACCGGGACCTGTCTAGTGCAG GGGAAGGAGTTCTGTTTCGGGGTAAACAATGAACAGTACCGCTGTGAGATGGGGTACTGCTGTGGAGAGACTGAGTGCTGCACCTACTACTACGAGCTCTGGT GGTTTTGGTTGGTATGGACCCTGATCATCATGCTTAGCTGCTGCTGTGCTTACCGACACCGGAGGGTTAAGATGCGCCTTCAGCAGGAGCAGCGTCAACGTGAGATCAGCCTCATGGCCTACCAGGGAGCCTCCAGCTCCTTCATTTCCCCTCCACCGCTCAATCTAA GGTTCTGGAACGACTGCAAGCTTCCTGACTATGAAGAGGTGGTCGGTCACCCCCCAACACCGCCTCCTCCTTACTCTGAAAACCCACCTGAAACCACCCCATCACTCCCTCCACAATTGAGCCAGCCAGTTGCTGCAGTGCCTCACCCCCTGCCTGAAGCAGCCCCGAGGGACGACAGTCAGGCTTCAGGCTCATCCCCAGATCTGGAAGCTGTGTCGGTGTCGGTCCAAGCACAGTGTGTGGTAGAGGAGAACGTGGAGGCTTCGCTCGTGgcggaggaggatgaggagcttATCACTCGGCGACGCCACGTGACCGGTGACTCAGGAATTGAGGTGTGTGTTTGCCAGCTGGACATAGACGAAGGTTCAGGGCTTGAGGAGGAAAGCGATGAGGAGCACCGGATGTGTAAGGTCACCGGGCAGGACTGCTGCTCCGGGCCCCGGCAGCAGGCCTTCAGACAGAAGAAGCGCACCCCCGAGCTGCCCAGTCAGACCGCCAGCACCAGCAATGGAGACCACATGGTGTGA
- the lman2la gene encoding lectin, mannose-binding 2-like a yields MAAASMSYHYKEPKSPFRRKTMPFKSYWTFAFLIFNAAWCFAEDEHEMEEFLKREYSLSKPYQGVGSASSSHWELMGDAMVTTDQVRLTPDKQSKQGAVWGRLPCHLTDWEMQVHFKIHGQGKKNLNGDGLAIWYTKERMQKGPVFGNMDNFTGLGVFVDTYPNEEKHLEAQKKRYTPRTQRIFPFVLAMVGNGSISYDHERDGRPTELGGCNAMVRNLKQDTFLFIRYVRRRLTVMIDIDGQHEWRDCLDIPGVRLPKGYYFGASSVTGDLSDNHDIISLKLYQLTVFRSQQEEEEEEEEITIPSVDNFEFLKFGLVDDGMSGIAIFFAVLFSMLGLIFLIVIGLVVYSHWKENRRKRFY; encoded by the exons ATGGCTGCCGCCAGCATGAGCTATCATTATAAGGAGCCCAAATCCCCATTTAGACGGAAAACAATGCCTTTTAAATCATACTGGACTTTCGCTTTTCTTATTTTTAATGCAGCATGGTGTTTTGCCGAAGATGAACATGAAATGGAGGAGTTTTTGAAGCGGGAGTATTCCCTTTCCAAGCCTTACCAAG GTGTGGGATCCGCAAGCTCCTCCCACTGGGAGCTGATGGGTGATGCCATGGTAACCACCGACCAGGTGCGCCTCACCCCTGACAAGCAGAGCAAGCAGGGGGCAGTGTGGGGCCGCCTG CCTTGCCATCTGACAGACTGGGAGATGCAGGTGCACTTTAAGATTCATGGACAAGGAAAGAAGAACCTGAATGGTGACGGGCTGGCCATTTGGTACACTAAGGAACGTATGCAGAAAG GTCCTGTTTTTGGAAATATGGACAACTTCACTGGCTTGGGTGTGTTCGTGGACACGTATCCCAATGAGGAGAAACACCTGGAG GCGCAGAAGAAAAGATATACTCCTCGCACTCAG AGGATCTTCCCCTTCGTTCTGGCCATGGTTGGGAACGGAAGCATTAGCTACGACCACGAGCGTGACGGCCGGCCCACAGAGCTGGGGGGGTGCAACGCCATGGTGCGCAACCTCAAACAGGACACCTTCCTCTTCATCCGATACGTCCGCCGCAGACTCACA GTGATGATAGACATCGATGGGCAACATGAGTGGAGGGACTGCTTGGACATACCCGGGGTCCGGCTTCCCAAAGGATATTATTTTGGAGCATCATCCGTCACTGGAGACCTCTCAG ATAACCATGATATCATTTCCCTGAAACTCTACCAGCTGACGGTGTTTCGGAGTcaacaggaagaggaagaggaggaagaggagataaCCATACCCAGTGTGGATAACTTTGAATTTCTTAAAT TCGGTCTGGTTGATGATGGGATGAGTGGAATAGCCATTTTCTTCGCCGTGCTCTTCTCCATGCTGGGCCTCATCTTCCTCATCGTCATCGGCCTGGTGGTCTACAGCCACTGGAAGGAGAACCGACGCAAGCGCTTCTACTGA